From the genome of Thermoanaerobaculia bacterium, one region includes:
- a CDS encoding M56 family metallopeptidase, whose product MSAGSAVAREWALHLFQMTLQGSLVAALLLAFAAASPRSSPRFRSALLSIALAKFVVPPMLPFPTGVFSRFDASPRAFFSRCGVGACAAIALLHGTGFAVSLARLVAVRRRARGWVRRSRPLEGSAAGVSAAAEAWISEDVAVPCAVGGRILLPERLAAALAKGELEAVILHEREHLARRDPAMAAFEGFVAAFWWFHPIARVLLARRREIREERCDDAVLRRVSRDTYRRALVAAAAFAGAGRPAASVAATGPAAELARRLRRIADSSPRRRRRIAAAVAVAAATALLLPGVRPAAGPAFHAERTSR is encoded by the coding sequence GTGAGCGCGGGATCGGCGGTCGCCCGCGAGTGGGCGCTGCATCTCTTCCAGATGACGCTTCAGGGAAGCCTCGTCGCGGCTCTCCTCCTTGCGTTTGCCGCGGCGTCGCCGCGATCGTCGCCGAGGTTCCGCTCCGCTCTCCTGTCGATCGCGCTCGCGAAATTCGTCGTCCCGCCGATGCTTCCGTTCCCGACCGGCGTCTTCAGCCGGTTCGACGCGTCGCCGCGGGCGTTCTTCTCCCGGTGCGGCGTGGGGGCGTGCGCGGCGATCGCCCTGCTGCACGGCACGGGTTTCGCCGTGTCCCTCGCGCGCCTCGTTGCCGTCCGCCGTCGGGCCCGGGGCTGGGTCCGGCGGTCGAGGCCGCTGGAGGGCTCCGCCGCCGGCGTGTCCGCCGCGGCTGAAGCCTGGATCTCGGAGGACGTCGCGGTTCCGTGCGCGGTCGGCGGCCGCATCCTGCTGCCGGAGCGGCTCGCGGCCGCGCTCGCGAAGGGCGAGCTCGAGGCGGTGATCCTGCACGAGAGGGAGCACCTGGCGAGGCGCGATCCGGCGATGGCGGCTTTCGAGGGCTTCGTGGCGGCGTTCTGGTGGTTCCATCCGATCGCCCGCGTCCTCCTCGCCCGGCGGCGCGAGATCCGGGAGGAGCGGTGCGACGACGCGGTCCTCCGCCGGGTTTCCCGCGACACGTACCGCCGGGCGCTCGTCGCGGCGGCCGCGTTCGCGGGAGCCGGGCGGCCGGCGGCGAGCGTCGCCGCGACCGGACCGGCCGCGGAGCTCGCGCGCCGGCTGAGGCGGATCGCCGATTCGAGTCCGCGGCGCCGCCGCCGGATCGCCGCGGCTGTCGCGGTCGCCGCGGCCACGGCGCTGCTCCTGCCGGGCGTGCGGCCGGCCGCCGGACCCGCCTTCCACGCCGAGAGGACCTCGCGGTGA
- a CDS encoding DUF2892 domain-containing protein has protein sequence MNQERALRGIGGAFVLASLALGWWVHPGFYLFTAFVGLNLFQSAFTNWCPMMWLLGKLGVPRVEQRRQPHPA, from the coding sequence ATGAACCAGGAACGCGCTCTTCGGGGAATCGGCGGGGCCTTCGTGCTCGCGAGCCTCGCGCTCGGCTGGTGGGTGCACCCGGGCTTCTACCTCTTCACGGCCTTCGTGGGGCTGAATCTCTTTCAATCGGCATTCACGAACTGGTGCCCGATGATGTGGCTCCTCGGAAAGCTCGGCGTGCCGCGCGTCGAGCAGCGCCGGCAGCCGCACCCGGCGTAG
- a CDS encoding VIT1/CCC1 transporter family protein — MSAPAPKAALDRAAEHFAYNQYRDWVIYTVLADRESNAEFKRILEELIGHELEDYRFWLDLSPRKNFRVGAPIRLAYRVVRRLFGLTFTAKLLERREKQMIAAYRGLLDEVSDGRIRAAITRILEHENLHESRLIGQVREQKIEFLSSMVLGANDGLIELTGALVGFSFAFRRTAVVALAGAITGIAATLSMSASAFMQARHEEGKDPLKAAAYTGGAYLTVVALLILPYALIGSLFPAMAVMAAAVLAIIAGASFYSAVILERRFASQMTQMALFSIGVAAVAFLLGLLLRRIAGVSP; from the coding sequence ATGTCCGCTCCGGCACCCAAGGCCGCCCTGGACCGGGCCGCCGAGCATTTCGCGTACAACCAGTACCGCGACTGGGTCATCTATACGGTTCTGGCCGATCGGGAGTCCAACGCGGAATTCAAGCGGATCCTCGAGGAATTGATCGGCCACGAGCTCGAGGATTACCGCTTCTGGCTCGACCTCTCGCCCCGCAAGAACTTCCGCGTCGGCGCGCCGATCCGCCTCGCCTACCGGGTCGTCCGTCGGCTGTTCGGCCTCACGTTCACCGCCAAGCTCCTCGAGCGGCGGGAGAAGCAGATGATCGCCGCGTATCGCGGGCTCCTCGACGAGGTGAGCGACGGGCGGATCCGCGCCGCGATCACCCGGATCCTGGAGCACGAGAACCTGCACGAGAGCCGCCTGATCGGCCAGGTGCGGGAACAGAAGATCGAGTTCCTCTCGAGCATGGTCCTCGGCGCCAACGACGGCCTGATCGAGCTGACCGGAGCGCTCGTCGGCTTCTCGTTCGCGTTCCGCCGGACCGCGGTCGTCGCGCTCGCCGGCGCGATCACCGGGATCGCCGCGACCCTCTCGATGTCGGCGTCCGCTTTCATGCAGGCCCGTCACGAGGAAGGGAAGGATCCCCTCAAGGCAGCCGCGTACACCGGCGGCGCGTATCTCACGGTCGTGGCGCTCCTCATCCTCCCCTACGCTCTGATCGGGAGCCTCTTCCCCGCCATGGCGGTCATGGCCGCCGCCGTCCTGGCGATCATCGCCGGCGCCTCGTTCTATTCCGCCGTGATCCTCGAGCGCCGCTTCGCGTCGCAGATGACCCAGATGGCGCTCTTCTCGATCGGCGTCGCGGCCGTGGCGTTCCTCCTCGGTCTCCTGCTGCGGCGGATCGCCGGCGTCTCCCCGTGA
- a CDS encoding tetratricopeptide repeat protein, translating into MWIRRIVFVLGAAFAARLGAQIPDDLSARRDDLRALAEGLPRLHANAFHDVSRAEWERAVAALDAAIPSVDREELAVGLMRLVAKIGDGHTSLTPFFNPKLGFHAVGARLYAFSDGIFVRAAEPARRDLVGAKLVAVGGVNVEEAFRRVAETVPHDNDEGLRQVVPMYFGIPEILHGVGLGSPREAAWTLEKDGRRFDVALPGTALLGAGGQGHAGAAAWATPEGWIDARTASGAAAPFWLRHAGDLRAMEYIPDRRLLYVAYNAVADAPGDSVAAFFARVFRIAAEHPVDRLVLDIRNNSGGNNYLNAPIVRGLLRSHLDERGKLFVVIGRATFSAAQNLVDDLSRLAEPIFVGEPTGSRPSQYGDHDPLVLPRSGITVMVSRMFWPDRTSPDPRRWTAPDVSAPLSFTDYRDGRDPALEAIERYRSIARALAPAIAAGDPAAVEREARAFPRDPASAAATEREANGVGYRLLAEGRVPFAITVLRVNVERYPQSPNAHDSLGEAYLAAGDYARARASYREVLALDPGNANAQRMLRTIDEREKPR; encoded by the coding sequence ATGTGGATTCGACGGATCGTCTTCGTTCTCGGCGCGGCCTTCGCGGCGCGTCTCGGCGCGCAAATCCCCGACGACCTCTCCGCCCGGCGCGACGACCTGCGCGCGCTCGCGGAGGGGCTGCCGCGCCTCCACGCGAACGCTTTCCACGACGTGTCGCGGGCGGAGTGGGAGCGCGCCGTCGCGGCGCTCGACGCCGCGATCCCGTCGGTCGATCGGGAGGAGCTCGCCGTGGGGTTGATGCGTCTCGTCGCGAAGATCGGGGACGGCCACACGAGCCTGACGCCCTTCTTCAATCCGAAGCTCGGGTTCCATGCCGTCGGCGCGCGGCTGTACGCGTTCTCGGACGGCATTTTCGTGCGCGCCGCGGAGCCGGCCCGAAGGGACCTCGTCGGCGCGAAGCTCGTCGCCGTCGGCGGCGTCAACGTCGAAGAGGCGTTCCGGCGCGTCGCGGAGACGGTGCCGCACGACAACGACGAGGGCCTCCGGCAGGTCGTTCCGATGTATTTCGGGATCCCGGAGATCCTCCACGGCGTCGGGCTCGGTTCGCCTCGGGAAGCCGCGTGGACTCTCGAGAAGGACGGGCGGCGCTTCGACGTCGCCCTCCCCGGCACGGCGCTCCTCGGCGCCGGCGGGCAGGGCCACGCGGGAGCCGCGGCATGGGCGACGCCGGAGGGATGGATCGACGCGCGAACCGCGTCCGGCGCGGCGGCGCCCTTCTGGCTGAGACACGCGGGGGATCTCCGCGCGATGGAATACATCCCCGATCGCCGCCTCCTGTACGTCGCCTACAACGCCGTGGCGGACGCGCCCGGCGATTCCGTCGCCGCGTTCTTCGCCCGCGTGTTCCGGATCGCCGCGGAACACCCGGTCGACCGCCTCGTCCTCGACATCCGGAACAACTCCGGCGGGAACAATTACCTCAATGCGCCGATCGTGCGCGGGCTCCTGCGGTCGCACCTCGACGAGCGAGGGAAGCTCTTCGTCGTGATCGGCCGGGCGACCTTCTCGGCCGCGCAGAACCTCGTCGACGACCTTTCCCGGCTCGCCGAGCCGATCTTCGTCGGGGAACCGACGGGGTCGCGTCCGAGCCAGTACGGCGACCACGATCCCCTCGTGCTGCCGCGGAGCGGGATCACGGTGATGGTGTCTCGGATGTTCTGGCCCGACCGCACCTCTCCCGATCCGCGCCGCTGGACGGCGCCCGACGTCTCGGCGCCGCTCTCCTTCACCGACTACCGCGACGGGCGCGACCCGGCGCTCGAAGCGATCGAACGCTACCGATCCATCGCCCGGGCGCTCGCCCCGGCAATCGCCGCCGGGGACCCCGCCGCCGTCGAAAGAGAGGCGCGGGCGTTCCCCCGCGATCCGGCATCGGCCGCCGCGACCGAGCGGGAGGCCAACGGCGTCGGGTACCGCCTTCTCGCGGAAGGAAGGGTTCCCTTCGCGATCACGGTATTGCGCGTCAACGTCGAGCGGTATCCGCAGTCGCCCAACGCCCACGACAGTCTCGGCGAGGCGTATCTCGCCGCGGGAGATTACGCGCGGGCGCGGGCGAGCTACCGCGAGGTTCTTGCGCTCGACCCCGGAAACGCGAACGCCCAACGCATGCTCCGGACGATCGACGAGCGGGAAAAGCCTCGATGA
- a CDS encoding BlaI/MecI/CopY family transcriptional regulator, producing MSRFARRSASRRSGIPPPAAELEVLACLRQGGELDARAIREALRPTRPLSHSSVATLLGRLEAKGLVARRPAESGKAYLYRASGKSGEAMEGLLRRLVRRVFGGDRLSVVSTLYAEPVSKEEIEELRRLVETLGERGRGDAS from the coding sequence ATGTCACGATTCGCGCGGCGATCCGCGTCCCGGCGATCCGGAATCCCGCCCCCGGCGGCGGAGCTGGAAGTCCTCGCGTGTCTGAGGCAAGGAGGAGAGCTCGACGCCCGCGCCATCCGGGAGGCGCTCCGGCCGACCCGCCCGCTCTCGCATTCCTCGGTCGCAACGCTCCTGGGACGGCTGGAGGCGAAGGGGCTCGTCGCGCGCCGGCCGGCGGAGAGCGGGAAAGCCTACCTCTACCGGGCGTCCGGGAAGTCGGGCGAAGCGATGGAGGGCTTGCTGCGCCGCCTCGTCCGACGGGTCTTCGGCGGCGACCGGTTGTCCGTGGTCTCCACACTTTACGCGGAGCCCGTGTCGAAGGAGGAGATCGAAGAGCTCCGGCGGCTCGTCGAGACCCTCGGCGAGCGGGGTCGGGGAGACGCATCGTGA
- a CDS encoding peptide deformylase has translation MILKVSKLGVKVLREVAVDVDPKAVARGAFEPFVTMLMDTMREYDGTGIAAPQVFTGLRVFLYEVVPERRNKKEKAVAPTVYFNARYEPVGDEMETDSEGCLSLPFLWGGEVPRYKKVRVRAIDRKGKPVEFEAEGFHARVLQHEIDHLDGIVYVDRMKDLKSLAYTVKFG, from the coding sequence ATGATTCTGAAGGTTTCCAAGCTCGGCGTCAAAGTCCTGCGCGAAGTGGCCGTCGACGTGGACCCGAAAGCCGTCGCCCGGGGCGCTTTCGAGCCGTTCGTAACCATGCTCATGGACACGATGCGCGAGTACGACGGCACCGGCATCGCCGCGCCTCAGGTCTTCACGGGACTGCGCGTGTTCCTCTACGAGGTCGTTCCCGAACGGCGGAACAAGAAGGAGAAGGCCGTCGCCCCGACCGTCTACTTCAACGCGCGCTACGAGCCGGTCGGCGACGAGATGGAGACCGATTCCGAGGGATGCCTTTCGCTGCCGTTCCTCTGGGGAGGCGAGGTCCCGCGGTACAAGAAAGTCCGCGTGCGGGCGATCGACCGGAAGGGAAAGCCGGTCGAATTCGAGGCGGAGGGGTTCCACGCCCGGGTCCTGCAGCACGAGATCGACCACCTGGACGGGATCGTGTACGTGGACCGGATGAAGGACCTCAAGTCGCTCGCCTACACCGTCAAGTTCGGGTAA
- a CDS encoding diacylglycerol kinase family protein, translating to MKSPIRVVLNPVAGNGRARSEAAPVTRRLRELGAEFEIVRTLAPGHATELAREFAAKEADGVVAVLGGDGTVHEVVQALGASGGRGVLAFIPGGGGNDARRTIGSPNDVFSAVEVAAAGAEKRLDLGRFAGELFFNGVGVGLDGAAAARSKAFTRLRGLPAYLLAAVATIATFEAPVLRLEGAGFRREERALLCAIGNGPSCGGGFLLTPDARPDDGLLDACLFGALGRLATLANLPKALTGAHRTHPKASFFRGASFMLSADRPLFAHVDGEIRRPEFPVTFTVEPGVIRVRASLAKS from the coding sequence ATGAAATCTCCGATCCGCGTGGTCTTGAATCCCGTTGCGGGGAACGGCCGCGCCCGGTCCGAGGCGGCGCCCGTGACTCGCCGGCTGCGCGAGCTCGGCGCGGAGTTCGAGATCGTGCGCACGCTCGCTCCGGGCCATGCGACCGAGCTCGCGCGAGAGTTCGCCGCGAAGGAAGCCGACGGCGTCGTCGCCGTCCTCGGCGGGGACGGCACCGTGCACGAGGTCGTCCAGGCGCTCGGCGCGAGCGGCGGACGGGGGGTCCTCGCGTTCATTCCGGGCGGCGGGGGAAACGACGCGCGGCGCACGATCGGATCCCCGAACGATGTCTTCTCGGCGGTGGAGGTCGCAGCCGCCGGAGCCGAGAAGCGGCTCGATCTCGGCCGCTTTGCCGGCGAGCTCTTCTTCAACGGCGTCGGGGTCGGCCTCGACGGCGCGGCGGCGGCCCGGTCGAAGGCGTTCACCCGGCTGCGCGGCCTGCCGGCCTACCTGCTCGCGGCGGTGGCCACGATCGCGACGTTCGAAGCGCCGGTCCTTCGTCTCGAGGGGGCCGGGTTTCGCCGGGAGGAGAGGGCCCTCCTCTGCGCGATCGGCAACGGGCCGTCGTGCGGCGGCGGGTTCCTCCTCACGCCGGACGCGCGGCCGGACGACGGCCTCCTCGACGCGTGCCTCTTCGGCGCGCTCGGGCGGCTCGCGACGCTCGCGAACCTGCCGAAGGCGTTGACCGGCGCGCACCGGACCCATCCGAAGGCGTCTTTCTTCCGCGGCGCGTCGTTCATGCTCTCGGCGGACCGGCCGCTCTTCGCCCATGTCGACGGCGAGATCCGCCGCCCGGAGTTCCCCGTGACGTTCACGGTCGAGCCGGGCGTGATCCGGGTGCGGGCCTCCCTCGCGAAATCCTGA